A part of Aegilops tauschii subsp. strangulata cultivar AL8/78 chromosome 2, Aet v6.0, whole genome shotgun sequence genomic DNA contains:
- the LOC109778163 gene encoding uncharacterized protein encodes MDSANGDNMAAGIMRLLMLMARGPSAADAMPGAGGGRVTVHHFILSGDGGDLFSGEVGGGVPPASKAAIASLKEVQAAGDGEGSLGDCAICLDAFGAGKEMPCGHRFHGECLERWLGVHGSCPVCRHELPKAEPAAEEQQQQSGDGERRGPRGAVLVSIVTLRGAERPQQVEEQREEPINIRIEDVD; translated from the coding sequence ATGGACTCGGCGAACGGCGACAACATGGCGGCCGGCATCATGCGGCTGCTCATGCTGATGGCGAGGGGCCCCTCGGCCGCCGACGCAATGCcgggggcgggcggcgggcgggtGACGGTGCATCACTTCATCCtcagcggcgacggcggcgacctcttctccggcgaggtcggcggcggcgtcccgcCGGCGTCCAAGGCGGCGATCGCCTCGCTGAAGGAGGTCCAGGCCGCTGGGGACGGCGAGGGCTCGCTTGGCGACTGCGCGATCTGCCTCGACGCGTTCGGGGCCGGCAAGGAGATGCCGTGCGGGCACCGCTTCCACGGGGAGTGCCTGGAGCGGTGGCTGGGCGTGCACGGGAGCTGCCCCGTCTGCCGCCACGAACTCCCCAAGGCGGAGCCGGCGGCcgaggagcagcagcagcagagcgGCGACGGCGAGAGGCGCGGGCCCAGGGGCGCGGTGCTGGTCAGCATCGTGACGCTGCGGGGAGCGGAGAGGCCACAGCAGGTGGAGGAGCAGAGGGAGGAGCCGATCAACATCAGGATCGAGGACGTGGATTAG
- the LOC141041563 gene encoding uncharacterized protein isoform X2, translating into MLVSSLDINFAFNPILQVEWEPYGKGESFGNPIEFRLNPMCIGDRDLWHMRCPLICNWAVELHLPHRVFRQFGLFQPHPPEWEDTDKLLHALDRKKQRKIKDWASHHRKYVVQFALSVEQARAGKRAQLREHCPIAFNNYLAWFLASTRVEVCQPAYAEEILEEPTVFDEVAQHQYNALVRKGNSVIPSAPMMNFVRAQIKKAADETETILETTPAGKSDGEGALREFIKRQGQKLRRLSNLFGCRDPEYVSPERSRSATPSDPASGQSHGEPFEDEDVGVVTQEVCHDDIYPFVDALLTISSHTVFPYLLLMHRLLMI; encoded by the exons ATGCTTGTATCTTCACTCGATATCAATTTTGCATTCAATCCCATTTTGCAGGTGGAATGGGAGCCGTATGGAAAAGGAGAGAGTTTTGGTAACCCTATAGAGTTCAGGCTTAATCCGATGTGCATTGGGGATAGGGATCTCTGGCATATGcggtgcccactgatatgcaactgggcggttgagcttcacctgccacatcgggtgttccgccagtttggtttgttccagccacacccgccggagtgggaggacacggacaagttgctacacgc gttggataggaaaaagcagcggaagatcaaggattgggccagccatcacaggaagtatgtcgtgcagttcgctcttagtgtggagcaagcaagggctggaaaacgagcccagcttcgtgagcactgcccgatcgcgttcaacaactatctcgcatggtttcttgcaagtacccgcgtggaggtatgccagccggcgtatgctgaggagattctggaagaacccaccgtttttgatgaggtagcccagcaccagtacaacgcattagtcaggaaaggcaactcggtgatcccttcagctccaatgatgaactttgtg cgtgcccagatcaagaaagcagctgacgagaccgagactattctggaaacaaccccggctggcaaaagcgatggggaaggtgcacttcgagaattcattaag cgccagggccaaaagttaaggcggctatcaaaccttttcggttgtcgtgaccccgagtatgtatcaccagaacggtctaggtcggcgacaccatcagatcccgcttcggggcagagccatggtgaacctttcgaggatgaggatgtgggtgtggtcacccaagaggtatgtcatgacgatatatatccatttgttgatgcattgctaactatatcctcacacacggtctttccatatcttttgttgatgcataggttgctgatgatatga
- the LOC141041563 gene encoding uncharacterized protein isoform X1 has protein sequence MLVSSLDINFAFNPILQVEWEPYGKGESFGNPIEFRLNPMCIGDRDLWHMRCPLICNWAVELHLPHRVFRQFGLFQPHPPEWEDTDKLLHALDRKKQRKIKDWASHHRKYVVQFALSVEQARAGKRAQLREHCPIAFNNYLAWFLASTRVEVCQPAYAEEILEEPTVFDEVAQHQYNALVRKGNSVIPSAPMMNFVRAQIKKAADETETILETTPAGKSDGEGALREFIKVHISFKLALNICWYVPCLIHLYMLQRQGQKLRRLSNLFGCRDPEYVSPERSRSATPSDPASGQSHGEPFEDEDVGVVTQEVCHDDIYPFVDALLTISSHTVFPYLLLMHRLLMI, from the exons ATGCTTGTATCTTCACTCGATATCAATTTTGCATTCAATCCCATTTTGCAGGTGGAATGGGAGCCGTATGGAAAAGGAGAGAGTTTTGGTAACCCTATAGAGTTCAGGCTTAATCCGATGTGCATTGGGGATAGGGATCTCTGGCATATGcggtgcccactgatatgcaactgggcggttgagcttcacctgccacatcgggtgttccgccagtttggtttgttccagccacacccgccggagtgggaggacacggacaagttgctacacgc gttggataggaaaaagcagcggaagatcaaggattgggccagccatcacaggaagtatgtcgtgcagttcgctcttagtgtggagcaagcaagggctggaaaacgagcccagcttcgtgagcactgcccgatcgcgttcaacaactatctcgcatggtttcttgcaagtacccgcgtggaggtatgccagccggcgtatgctgaggagattctggaagaacccaccgtttttgatgaggtagcccagcaccagtacaacgcattagtcaggaaaggcaactcggtgatcccttcagctccaatgatgaactttgtg cgtgcccagatcaagaaagcagctgacgagaccgagactattctggaaacaaccccggctggcaaaagcgatggggaaggtgcacttcgagaattcattaaggttcacatctccttcaaactagcacttaacatttgttggtacgttccatgtctcattcacttgtacatgttgcagcgccagggccaaaagttaaggcggctatcaaaccttttcggttgtcgtgaccccgagtatgtatcaccagaacggtctaggtcggcgacaccatcagatcccgcttcggggcagagccatggtgaacctttcgaggatgaggatgtgggtgtggtcacccaagaggtatgtcatgacgatatatatccatttgttgatgcattgctaactatatcctcacacacggtctttccatatcttttgttgatgcataggttgctgatgatatga
- the LOC109739151 gene encoding protein RALF-like 33 has protein sequence MARLGVALLALLAAAAAVACLPSPASAGELASMLLSRAAACDGVIGECGVDEDEEMVTGAGEALRRSLVRKSTARYISYAALRADQIPCDKRGASYYINCGSMQQANPYTRGCSAITHCARNMN, from the coding sequence ATGGCAAGGCTCGGCGTGGCCTTGCTCGCGCTCCTGGCGGCCGCCGCGGCGGTCGCCTGCCTGCCGTCCCCGGCCTCCGCGGGCGAGCTGGCCTCCATGCTGCTGTCGCGCGCGGCGGCCTGCGACGGGGTCATCGGGGAGTGCGGCGtggacgaggacgaggagatggtgACGGGCGCCGGTGAGGCCCTGCGCCGGTCGCTGGTGCGGAAGTCGACGGCCAGGTACATCAGCTACGCGGCGCTGCGCGCCGACCAGATCCCCTGCGACAAGCGCGGGGCGTCCTACTACATCAACTGCGGGTCCATGCAGCAGGCCAACCCCTACACGCGCGGCTGCTCCGCCATCACGCACTGCGCGCGCAACATGAACTGA